GACAACCACGACTCACCGGAGATCACGGCTCTCGCGAAGGCGCTGACGAGCGAGCACGTGCGCGAGACCCTGACCGAACTCGGCGTGCCCGCAGCGTTCTGAGGCGCATCGCGTCACACGGCGCGAAGCACGAGCGAGGCGTTATGCCCGCCGAAGCCGAACGAGTTCGTCACGAGCGTGCTGACACGCTCAGACCGTGCCTCGTGCGCCACGACGTCGAGCTCGGGAAACTCCGGGTCGTCGAGATTGATGGTCGGCGGTATCGCGCCGTCTCGCATGCCGAGTAAGGAGAGAGCGGCCTCGAGCGTGCCGGCGGCACCGAGCAGATGACCCGTCGTCGACTTGGTCGACGTGACAGGGATGCTGGCGAGGGCGTCACCGAAGACGTGTTGAAGGGCGTATGCCTCCATCGCGTCGTTGAGCGGCGTCCCCGTGCCGTGCGCGTTCACATGGTCGACAGATTCGGGCGTGACGCGCGCGTCGTCAAGGGCACCGCGCATGGCCGAGATCGCACCGCGACCGTGCGGATGAGGGGCAGTAGGGTGGTGGGCGTCAGAGGAGACGCCGTATCCGGCGATCTCTCCGAGAGCAACGGCTCCGCGGCGGCGGGCGTGTTCGTCCGATTCGACAAGGAGCGCGGCGGCGCCCGCGGACATGACGAATCCGCGACGTGCGCGATCAAACGGCCGGCTCGCTTGCGACGGGGCGCTCTCGTACCCCGGGGCGAGAGCGCCGAGGCTCGAGTTCACAGCCAGGTTCACCCGATTGAGACAGTCATCCGCTCCGACAACGAGGATCGCATCGGCGTAGCCGTGACGCACGGCGCGCAGAGCTTCGCCGAGCGCCGCGGTGCCGCTTGCACACGTTGCGGAAAGCCCGGCGCTCGCGCCGCGAGCATCGTACTTCTGGCTCAGGTAGGCGGCGGCAGCATCCGGACCGCCATAGACCACGACCCCGGGCGGAACGCGACGGGGTCCGCTGCGATCGAGCGTGCGCACGGCCTCCTGCGTCAGCGAGACGGCGCCCGACCCCGTGGCGACCGTGACGCCGAAACGGTCGGGATTGAGCGGCTCGACACCGCTCATGGCCTCGTGCGCAGCCGCGATCGCGTAGAGAGCGTGAGCGTCGAGGCGTTTCGCGTCTGAACGTGAGACAAAGGCGAGCGGATCGAAGTTGCGCACCTCGCCTCCGACGGAAACCGCGAGGTCCGAGACGTCGACATGCTCGAAAGCACGGATTCCGCTTCGGCCGGAGACGACGGCATCCCACGTCGATTCCGCGTCGAGACCGCACGGGGTCACTGCACCGATCGCGGTGATGACCGCGCGTCGTCCCGCGCTCACAGTCTCTCGCCTCCTCCGTCGGCGATGAGCTCCGTGACAGCAGTGCGCCGAATTTTTCCTCCCGCGGTTCGCGGAAGTTCATCGACGCGGTAGTACCGGTGCGGAACGAATTGCGGTGCGAGCATCCGCTTGAGTTCTGCCTGCATCGTCGCTTTGGCCGGCAGCTCGTCACCCTCGATGGCGACGGCGATGATCGATCCGAGTGACGGGTCAGGCAGGGCAACGGCGCAGCAGGTCTCACAGCCGGGAATCGTCGCGAGCGCCCTCTCGACCTGCGGAAGCGATACCTTGTGTCCTCCCGAAACTGCGATGTCGCCGGCGCGCCCGGCGAGCTCGATCATGCCGTTCGCGAAAGACGCCTGATCGTCGACGCTTGACCAGCCGTCAGCACCGGTGATCCGCTGAGAACTCGTCGACGCAAGGTAGCGCTCGACGGCGGACGCGACGCGAATGTAGAGGGTGCCGATCTCGCCCTCGGGCAGGGGAGTGTCCCCATCGCGCACGCTCACCTCGACGCCGTCGAAGGGAATGAGCCGCGTGCCGTCGCCCGAATCGCTGTACCCGATGAAGCCGATCTCAGACGCCCCGTAGTAGCTGCGCAGATGCGCGTCAGGCGCGGCGGTCTCGAATGCGGTGCGAATGCTCTCGTTCTGGTTCGCCCCGCCCGTGATCACCTCGCGTAGCGACGTCAGCGAGAGCCCCGCGTGCTCGGCCGCCCGAACGAGCGCGAGCAGCATTGACGGCACTCCGACGAAACGCTCGATCTGCTCGGCGTCGATGGCGCGTGCCGCTGCGATCGCGTCGAATCCTGACTGCAGGTACAGGGAGCCTCCCGTCGCCATCACCTCGACGAGGGCGTAGAGAGTGAGGCTGTACGAGACGGGGCCTGGCGCGATCGTCGCGTACCCATCTTCGGCGCCGAGGTACGCGCGACTGATGGCGACGTTGTGATCCCAGCTCTCACGCGTGCGCACGAATCCCTTGGGCAGGTCTGTCGTTCCCGACGTGAACAGCAGAAGGAAGGGCTCATCGCGAGGGCGCACCTCGGGCCCCGCGGAGACCGGGGCGGATGCTGCAAGCTCGTCGAAACGCTCGAGGGAGAGCGCCGTGCCGCTCCACGCGTCGTGCGCGAGTAGCGCGTTCTCGAATGCGGCGTCGTCGGTGATGACGAGCGCGGCATCGACGCGCCTGATCGTCTCGACACGGTGCGATTCGGGCCACAGCGGATCGAGCACGGCGATGATCGCGCGAAAGCCGTTCGCGCCGCAGAGAAACCGCGCGACGTCGATGGAACGCGTCAATGAGACCGCGATAATGGGCACGCCCCTGGTTTCGTCTGTGCGGGTCGTGTCGTGGGACGTTCCGAGAAGGTGCTCGACGCCGCTGCGCACGAGCGTGCATGCTGTGCGGAGCTCGTCGTACGTATAGCGCTCGCCATCTCCTGCGAGCGCGAGACGTGCCGGATCGGTTTCGGCGACCTCGAGAATAGTGCGAGTGAACGGCATGATTCGAGCTTAGTTCTGCCCGCACGAGTCTGCGGGGTACGTCCGCCGATGCGTAACCTGAGGTTCGGTCGCGCTATTGTCGTGTGGTGAAGCAACGGCGCTGACCCTGTTCATTCCCCCGATCAAGAGGAACGAGAGTAATTCATGAGAATCGGCGTACTCACCAGCG
This DNA window, taken from Paramicrobacterium agarici, encodes the following:
- a CDS encoding beta-ketoacyl-[acyl-carrier-protein] synthase family protein, whose amino-acid sequence is MSAGRRAVITAIGAVTPCGLDAESTWDAVVSGRSGIRAFEHVDVSDLAVSVGGEVRNFDPLAFVSRSDAKRLDAHALYAIAAAHEAMSGVEPLNPDRFGVTVATGSGAVSLTQEAVRTLDRSGPRRVPPGVVVYGGPDAAAAYLSQKYDARGASAGLSATCASGTAALGEALRAVRHGYADAILVVGADDCLNRVNLAVNSSLGALAPGYESAPSQASRPFDRARRGFVMSAGAAALLVESDEHARRRGAVALGEIAGYGVSSDAHHPTAPHPHGRGAISAMRGALDDARVTPESVDHVNAHGTGTPLNDAMEAYALQHVFGDALASIPVTSTKSTTGHLLGAAGTLEAALSLLGMRDGAIPPTINLDDPEFPELDVVAHEARSERVSTLVTNSFGFGGHNASLVLRAV
- a CDS encoding class I adenylate-forming enzyme family protein; protein product: MPFTRTILEVAETDPARLALAGDGERYTYDELRTACTLVRSGVEHLLGTSHDTTRTDETRGVPIIAVSLTRSIDVARFLCGANGFRAIIAVLDPLWPESHRVETIRRVDAALVITDDAAFENALLAHDAWSGTALSLERFDELAASAPVSAGPEVRPRDEPFLLLFTSGTTDLPKGFVRTRESWDHNVAISRAYLGAEDGYATIAPGPVSYSLTLYALVEVMATGGSLYLQSGFDAIAAARAIDAEQIERFVGVPSMLLALVRAAEHAGLSLTSLREVITGGANQNESIRTAFETAAPDAHLRSYYGASEIGFIGYSDSGDGTRLIPFDGVEVSVRDGDTPLPEGEIGTLYIRVASAVERYLASTSSQRITGADGWSSVDDQASFANGMIELAGRAGDIAVSGGHKVSLPQVERALATIPGCETCCAVALPDPSLGSIIAVAIEGDELPAKATMQAELKRMLAPQFVPHRYYRVDELPRTAGGKIRRTAVTELIADGGGERL